One genomic region from Chitinophagales bacterium encodes:
- a CDS encoding PorP/SprF family type IX secretion system membrane protein, whose product MRRYLIILFFIMSACLLQAQDLHFTQFYAAPLQLNPAHTGFFQEDYRVGGNFKQQWPWARDNRMSNYRSLSVYGDMAMLRKKLPSKDWMGMGLVFFNDNAGDGNLSVNKAGLSFAYHKVMGHNDQVILSMGVGIRFIQKRIDYTALYFDSQWQDIAFDTDLPNQEANATEAIIYPDLNAGLRLTIRVNEYLSTHIGLGMTHLNRPRESFYGMANRLGMRPAIHAGVDYQISRSLHIEPGFFYSYQKKAQEGVASLLMGFHPQADGFLRESVFFIGAAYRTKDALVPQAGYQYKRFKLIANYDVNLSKLREVSYGVGGFEISMVYLGLRPSTLSKLRVPCPRL is encoded by the coding sequence ATGAGACGCTATTTGATCATATTGTTTTTTATAATGAGTGCCTGTCTTTTGCAGGCACAGGATCTGCATTTCACACAGTTTTATGCCGCACCATTGCAATTGAATCCTGCGCATACCGGTTTTTTCCAGGAAGATTATAGGGTAGGGGGCAATTTCAAACAGCAGTGGCCCTGGGCCAGGGACAATCGCATGTCGAATTACCGCTCATTATCGGTGTATGGGGATATGGCTATGCTGCGAAAAAAACTACCCTCAAAAGACTGGATGGGAATGGGGCTGGTCTTTTTCAACGACAATGCAGGAGATGGCAATCTTTCTGTCAATAAAGCCGGGCTTTCGTTTGCTTATCATAAAGTTATGGGGCATAACGATCAGGTAATTCTCTCTATGGGAGTGGGAATCAGGTTTATTCAAAAGCGTATAGATTATACTGCTCTGTATTTTGATTCGCAGTGGCAGGACATTGCTTTTGATACCGATCTGCCCAACCAGGAAGCCAATGCAACTGAAGCCATTATTTATCCTGATCTTAATGCTGGGCTGCGACTTACAATTAGGGTAAATGAATATTTAAGTACCCACATAGGTTTGGGAATGACCCATCTCAACCGACCGCGAGAGAGTTTTTATGGCATGGCCAACAGGTTGGGAATGCGCCCGGCCATTCATGCAGGTGTGGATTACCAAATTAGCAGATCATTGCACATAGAGCCGGGTTTTTTCTATTCCTATCAGAAAAAGGCGCAGGAAGGAGTGGCTTCTCTTTTAATGGGTTTTCATCCGCAGGCAGATGGTTTTTTGCGGGAGAGTGTATTTTTTATAGGTGCTGCTTACCGCACAAAGGATGCGCTGGTTCCCCAAGCTGGTTATCAGTACAAGCGGTTTAAACTGATAGCCAATTACGATGTGAATTTATCCAAGTTGCGGGAAGTCAGCTATGGAGTAGGGGGCTTTGAAATTTCAATGGTGTACCTGGGGCTAAGGCCTTCAACATTGAGCAAATTACGAGTGCCCTGTCCGAGGTTGTGA